A genomic window from Pseudomonas argentinensis includes:
- the lysS gene encoding lysine--tRNA ligase — MSDQQLDQHELQQEENKLIAQRKEKLVAIREQGGAFPNDFRRDNLCADLQKQYVDKTKEELEAAAIPVKVAGRIMLNRGAFMVIQDMSGRIQVYVNRKTLPEETLAQVKTWDMGDIIAAEGTLARSGKGDLYVEMTGVRLLTKSLRPLPDKHHGLTDTEQRYRQRYVDLIVNEEVRDTFRVRSQVIAHIRRFLAERDFLEVETPMLQTIPGGAAAKPFETHHNALDMAMFLRIAPELYLKRLVVGGFEKVFEINRNFRNEGVSTRHNPEFTMLEFYQAYADYEDNMDLTEELFRELAQTILGTTDVPYGDKVFHFGEPFVRLSVFDSILKYNPDITAADLDDLDKARAIAKQAGAKVLGHEGLGKLQVMIFEELVEHKLEQPHFITRYPFEVSPLARRSDDDPSVTDRFELFIGGREIANAYSELNDAEDQAARFLQQVADKDAGDDEAMHFDADFVRALEYGMPPTAGEGIGIDRLVMLLTNSPSIRDVILFPHMRPEL, encoded by the coding sequence ATGAGCGACCAGCAACTCGACCAGCACGAACTGCAACAGGAAGAAAACAAGCTGATTGCCCAGCGCAAGGAAAAGCTTGTTGCCATCCGTGAGCAGGGTGGTGCCTTCCCCAACGACTTCCGCCGCGACAACCTCTGCGCCGACCTGCAGAAACAGTACGTGGACAAGACCAAGGAAGAGCTGGAAGCGGCTGCCATTCCGGTCAAGGTCGCCGGGCGCATCATGCTCAACCGCGGCGCCTTCATGGTCATCCAGGACATGAGCGGGCGCATCCAGGTCTACGTCAATCGCAAGACCCTGCCCGAAGAGACCCTGGCTCAGGTCAAGACCTGGGACATGGGCGACATCATCGCCGCCGAAGGCACCCTGGCCCGGTCGGGCAAGGGCGACCTGTACGTCGAGATGACAGGCGTGCGCCTGTTGACCAAGTCGCTGCGCCCGCTGCCGGACAAGCACCACGGTCTGACCGACACCGAGCAGCGCTACCGCCAGCGCTACGTCGACCTGATCGTCAACGAGGAGGTGCGCGACACCTTCCGCGTGCGTTCCCAGGTCATCGCCCACATCCGTCGTTTCCTCGCCGAGCGCGACTTCCTGGAAGTGGAAACGCCGATGCTGCAGACCATTCCCGGTGGCGCCGCGGCCAAGCCCTTCGAAACCCACCACAACGCCCTGGACATGGCCATGTTCCTGCGCATCGCGCCGGAGCTGTACCTCAAACGCCTGGTGGTCGGTGGCTTCGAGAAGGTCTTCGAGATCAACCGCAACTTCCGTAACGAAGGGGTTTCGACGCGGCACAACCCCGAGTTCACCATGCTCGAGTTCTACCAGGCCTATGCCGACTACGAAGACAACATGGACCTGACCGAGGAACTGTTCCGCGAGCTGGCCCAGACCATCCTCGGCACCACCGACGTACCGTACGGCGACAAGGTGTTCCACTTCGGCGAGCCGTTCGTGCGCCTGTCGGTGTTTGACTCGATCCTCAAGTACAACCCGGACATCACCGCTGCCGACCTCGATGACCTCGACAAGGCCCGCGCCATCGCCAAGCAGGCCGGCGCCAAGGTCCTCGGCCACGAAGGCCTGGGCAAGCTGCAGGTGATGATCTTCGAGGAGCTGGTGGAGCACAAGCTGGAGCAGCCGCACTTCATCACCCGTTATCCGTTCGAAGTCTCGCCGCTGGCCCGGCGCAGCGACGACGATCCGAGCGTCACCGACCGCTTCGAGCTGTTCATCGGTGGCCGCGAGATCGCCAACGCCTACTCCGAGCTCAACGACGCCGAAGACCAGGCCGCACGCTTCCTGCAGCAGGTGGCCGACAAGGATGCCGGTGACGACGAAGCCATGCATTTCGACGCCGACTTCGTGCGCGCCCTCGAATACGGCATGCCGCCGACCGCGGGCGAGGGCATCGGCATCGACCGGCTGGTGATGCTGCTGACCAATTCGCCGTCGATCCGCGACGTGATTCTGTTCCCGCATATGCGCCCGGAACTCTAA
- the prfB gene encoding peptide chain release factor 2 (programmed frameshift): MEINPILNSIKDLSERTQTIRGYLDYDHKHDRLVEVNRELEDPNVWNKPEYAQSLGRERATLAQIVETIDDLTGSLADSRDLLEMAVEENDQGAVDDVAAEVERLREILEQLEFRRMFSHEMDPNNCYLDIQAGSGGTEAQDWANILLRMYLRWADKRGFNAEIVELSEGEVAGIKGATVHIKGEYAFGWLRTEIGVHRLVRKSPFDSGARRHTSFSAVFVSPEIDDKVEIEINPADLRVDTYRSSGAGGQHVNTTDSAVRITHVPTNTVVACQNERSQHANKDTAMKMLRAKLYELEMQKRNAASQALEDSKSDIGWGHQIRSYVLDDSRIKDLRTGVERSDCQKVLDGDLDGYLEASLKQGL; this comes from the exons ATGGAAATCAACCCGATCCTGAACAGCATCAAGGACCTGTCCGAGCGCACCCAGACCATTCGGGGGTATCTT GACTACGATCACAAGCATGATCGTCTCGTCGAAGTAAACCGCGAACTCGAAGACCCGAACGTCTGGAACAAGCCCGAATACGCCCAGAGCCTGGGCCGCGAGCGCGCCACCCTGGCGCAGATCGTCGAAACCATCGACGACCTGACCGGTAGCCTGGCCGATTCGCGCGACCTGCTGGAAATGGCCGTCGAGGAAAACGACCAGGGCGCCGTCGACGACGTCGCCGCCGAAGTCGAGCGCCTGCGCGAAATTCTCGAGCAGCTGGAATTCCGCCGCATGTTCAGCCACGAGATGGACCCGAACAACTGCTACCTGGATATCCAGGCCGGCTCCGGCGGTACCGAGGCCCAGGATTGGGCCAACATCCTGCTGCGCATGTACCTGCGCTGGGCCGACAAGCGCGGCTTCAATGCCGAGATCGTCGAGCTGTCCGAAGGTGAAGTCGCGGGTATCAAGGGTGCCACCGTGCACATCAAGGGCGAGTACGCCTTTGGCTGGCTGCGCACCGAGATCGGCGTGCACCGCCTGGTGCGCAAGAGCCCGTTCGACTCCGGGGCCCGTCGCCACACCTCGTTCTCGGCGGTGTTCGTATCGCCCGAGATCGACGACAAGGTGGAGATCGAGATCAACCCCGCCGACCTGCGCGTCGACACCTACCGCTCCTCCGGCGCCGGTGGCCAGCACGTCAACACCACCGACTCGGCGGTGCGTATCACCCACGTGCCGACCAATACCGTGGTGGCCTGCCAGAACGAACGTTCCCAGCACGCCAACAAGGACACCGCCATGAAGATGCTGCGGGCCAAGTTGTACGAGCTGGAGATGCAGAAGCGCAACGCCGCTTCCCAGGCGCTGGAAGACAGCAAGTCGGACATCGGCTGGGGCCACCAGATCCGTTCCTACGTGCTTGACGACTCGCGCATCAAGGACCTGCGTACCGGTGTCGAGCGTAGCGATTGCCAGAAGGTGCTCGACGGCGACCTCGACGGGTACCTCGAAGCCAGCCTCAAACAGGGGCTTTAA
- a CDS encoding diguanylate cyclase domain-containing protein, with product MLRAHSLRSHYALLTVLLVCLLSLLLGSLISRESSKRIRTEIGRDLAEVSYTMVDRLDRDMHSRASMLQVIGSLAALRQPGDAREVRRLLDELQGKFPTIAWIGFTDAQGQVLASSNGLLEGASIAQRPVFIEGSQGLFIGDVHEAVLLAKLLPNPTGEAMKFVDISLPVRDDTGRLVGVLASHLSWSWAEEVREAILKPIEDSRQIEFFVISRDRTILLGPRELVGQRLHLPMMQNLAAQQSEWAVQHWPDGKRYLTGLTASQGYLDYPGLGWMVVARQDLRLADAPVQAMHLSIVAWGVVLAVLFAACGWLLASYVTRPLRTIARAADRLANGEITVIPEIGSPREIARLSHSIRHLVENLTHQHTELDALENRAHHDPLTGLPNRAALARFLPRAQQRNHGTQDGLAVLYLDLDGFKPVNDRHGHAAGDQVLREAASRMRGCLRGGDLVVRLGGDEFLMILQVAAGEGVNQTRQVAERTLQALAAPILWENQQLQIGCSIGGALWPRDDADLEQVVELADQALYRAKQTGRGRVMLHGDAPDALG from the coding sequence ATGCTCCGCGCCCACAGCCTGCGTAGCCACTATGCCCTGCTCACCGTGCTACTGGTGTGCCTGCTCAGCCTGCTGCTCGGCAGCCTGATCAGCCGCGAATCGAGCAAGCGCATCCGCACTGAGATCGGCCGCGACCTGGCCGAGGTGTCCTACACCATGGTCGACCGCCTGGACCGTGACATGCACAGCCGCGCCAGCATGCTGCAGGTGATCGGCAGCCTCGCCGCCCTGCGCCAGCCGGGCGACGCCCGCGAAGTGCGTCGCCTGCTCGACGAACTGCAGGGCAAGTTCCCGACCATCGCCTGGATCGGCTTTACCGACGCCCAGGGCCAGGTACTGGCCTCCAGCAACGGTCTTCTCGAGGGCGCCAGCATCGCCCAGCGCCCGGTGTTTATCGAGGGCAGCCAGGGCCTGTTCATCGGTGACGTGCACGAGGCGGTGCTGCTGGCCAAGCTGCTGCCCAACCCCACCGGCGAGGCGATGAAGTTCGTCGATATCAGCCTGCCGGTGCGTGACGACACGGGCCGCCTGGTCGGCGTCCTCGCCTCGCACCTGTCGTGGTCCTGGGCCGAGGAGGTCCGCGAGGCGATCCTCAAGCCCATCGAAGACAGCCGTCAGATCGAGTTCTTCGTGATCAGCCGTGACCGCACCATTCTGCTCGGCCCGCGCGAGCTGGTCGGCCAGCGCCTGCATCTGCCGATGATGCAGAACCTGGCGGCCCAGCAGAGCGAATGGGCCGTGCAGCACTGGCCCGACGGCAAGCGCTACCTCACCGGCCTGACGGCAAGCCAGGGCTACCTCGACTACCCGGGCCTGGGCTGGATGGTCGTGGCTCGCCAGGATCTGCGCCTGGCCGATGCGCCAGTGCAAGCCATGCACCTGAGCATAGTCGCCTGGGGCGTGGTGCTCGCGGTGCTGTTCGCTGCCTGCGGCTGGCTGCTGGCCAGCTACGTGACCCGCCCGCTGCGCACCATCGCCCGCGCCGCCGACCGCCTGGCCAATGGCGAGATCACCGTGATCCCGGAAATCGGCAGTCCTCGGGAAATCGCCCGGCTCAGCCACTCCATCCGCCACCTGGTGGAAAACCTCACGCACCAGCACACCGAGCTAGACGCCCTGGAAAACCGCGCCCATCACGACCCGCTGACCGGCCTGCCGAACCGCGCCGCCCTGGCCCGCTTCCTGCCACGGGCGCAGCAGCGCAACCACGGCACGCAGGACGGCCTGGCGGTGCTCTATCTGGATCTCGATGGCTTCAAACCGGTCAACGACCGTCATGGCCATGCCGCGGGCGATCAGGTGCTACGCGAGGCCGCGTCCCGTATGCGTGGCTGCCTGCGCGGTGGCGACCTGGTGGTGCGCCTGGGCGGCGACGAATTTCTGATGATCCTGCAAGTCGCCGCCGGGGAAGGCGTCAACCAGACCCGGCAGGTCGCCGAGCGGACGCTGCAGGCACTGGCGGCGCCGATTCTCTGGGAAAACCAGCAGCTGCAGATCGGCTGCAGCATCGGCGGCGCGTTATGGCCCCGGGACGATGCCGATCTCGAGCAGGTGGTGGAGCTGGCCGATCAGGCCCTGTACCGAGCCAAGCAGACCGGCCGTGGCCGGGTCATGCTGCATGGCGACGCGCCCGACGCCCTGGGGTGA
- a CDS encoding diguanylate cyclase, whose translation MQAPPHSLEAFASRKDGAVMVLLVDDQAMIGEAVRRELLGEEGIDFHYCSDPTQAIAAAEQLRPTVILQDLVMPGVDGLTLLGEYRARPALRDVPIIVLSTKDDARVKSSAFAAGANDYLVKLPDTIELVARIRYHSRSYMALQQRDEAYRALRESQQQLLETNLVLQRLMNSDGLTGLSNRRHFDEYLEMEWRRATREQAPMSLLMIDVDFFKSFNDRFGHVAGDDALRRVATALRGSCSRSTDLAARYGGEEFAMVLPSTSAGGARLLAEKVRRAVTDLGIPHDKPEPGSVLTVSIGVATLVPRVGQAFLQLVSLADQGLYMAKQAGRDQVGLVNDTSALS comes from the coding sequence ATGCAAGCCCCACCCCATTCCCTAGAAGCATTCGCTTCACGCAAGGACGGCGCGGTCATGGTATTGCTGGTCGATGACCAGGCGATGATCGGTGAAGCGGTGCGGCGCGAGCTGCTGGGCGAGGAGGGTATCGACTTCCATTACTGCTCGGACCCGACCCAGGCCATCGCGGCGGCCGAGCAGCTGCGCCCGACGGTGATTCTGCAGGATCTGGTGATGCCCGGTGTCGACGGTCTGACCCTGCTCGGCGAGTACCGCGCGCGGCCGGCGCTGCGCGATGTGCCGATCATCGTGCTGTCGACCAAGGACGACGCCAGGGTGAAGAGCTCGGCGTTCGCCGCTGGCGCCAACGACTACCTGGTCAAGCTCCCCGATACCATCGAGCTGGTGGCGCGCATCCGCTATCACTCGCGCTCCTACATGGCCCTGCAACAGCGTGACGAAGCCTACCGCGCCCTGCGCGAAAGCCAGCAACAGCTGCTGGAGACCAACCTGGTGCTGCAGCGGCTGATGAACTCCGACGGCCTGACCGGGCTGTCCAATCGTCGTCACTTCGACGAATACCTGGAAATGGAATGGCGCCGTGCCACCCGTGAGCAGGCACCGATGTCGCTGCTGATGATCGACGTCGACTTCTTCAAAAGCTTCAACGACCGCTTTGGCCATGTGGCCGGCGACGATGCCCTGCGTCGCGTAGCCACGGCGCTGCGCGGCAGCTGCAGCCGCTCCACCGACCTGGCGGCGCGCTACGGTGGTGAGGAGTTCGCCATGGTGCTGCCCAGCACCTCGGCCGGCGGTGCGCGACTGCTCGCGGAAAAGGTGCGCCGCGCCGTCACCGACCTGGGCATCCCCCATGACAAGCCCGAGCCAGGCTCGGTGCTGACTGTCAGCATCGGGGTGGCTACCCTGGTGCCGCGAGTCGGTCAAGCCTTCTTGCAACTGGTCAGTCTGGCCGATCAGGGGCTGTACATGGCCAAGCAAGCCGGTCGCGATCAGGTCGGCCTGGTCAACGATACCAGTGCCCTGAGCTGA
- a CDS encoding chemotaxis response regulator protein-glutamate methylesterase, translated as MKIGIVNDMPLAVEAIRRALAQEPAHRIAWVAGDGVEAVACCQADLPDLVLMDLLMPVMDGVEATRRIMAQTPCAVLIVSVDIEQYVNRVFEAMGHGALDAVNTPSLTGESSDAAALLRKIQNIGWLIGQSGNRKASVSSVSSSASAARRLVAIGASAGGPAALALLLKQLPRDFKAAVMLVQHVDEVFAAGMADWLAGESALPVRLARDGEQPQPGVVLLAGTNNHMRLLRNGTLTYTEEPRSHVYRPSIDVFFDSLVEHWTGEAIGVLLTGMGRDGAQGLKNMRSRGFATLAQNQASCAVYGMPKAAAELQAAKEILALERIAPRIVELFG; from the coding sequence ATGAAGATAGGGATCGTCAATGACATGCCGCTGGCGGTCGAGGCCATTCGCCGCGCCCTGGCCCAGGAGCCGGCGCACCGTATCGCCTGGGTGGCAGGCGATGGGGTCGAGGCCGTGGCCTGCTGCCAGGCCGATTTGCCCGACCTGGTGCTGATGGACCTGCTGATGCCGGTCATGGACGGCGTCGAGGCGACGCGGCGGATCATGGCCCAGACGCCCTGTGCGGTATTGATCGTTTCGGTGGATATCGAGCAGTACGTCAATCGCGTGTTCGAGGCCATGGGGCATGGTGCCCTGGATGCGGTCAACACGCCGTCATTGACCGGCGAGAGCAGCGACGCTGCCGCGCTGCTGCGCAAGATCCAGAACATCGGCTGGCTGATCGGCCAGAGCGGCAATCGCAAGGCCAGCGTCTCATCCGTCTCGTCCAGCGCCTCGGCGGCGCGCCGGTTGGTGGCGATCGGCGCGTCGGCTGGCGGGCCGGCCGCCCTCGCCCTGCTGCTCAAGCAACTGCCCCGTGATTTCAAGGCGGCGGTGATGCTGGTGCAGCACGTCGACGAGGTGTTCGCCGCCGGCATGGCCGACTGGCTGGCCGGGGAGTCGGCCCTGCCGGTGCGCCTGGCCCGCGATGGTGAGCAGCCGCAGCCCGGTGTGGTGCTGCTGGCCGGTACCAACAACCACATGCGCCTCTTGCGCAACGGCACCCTGACCTACACCGAGGAGCCGCGCAGCCACGTCTACCGGCCTTCCATAGACGTGTTCTTCGACAGCCTGGTCGAGCACTGGACGGGCGAGGCCATCGGCGTGCTGCTCACCGGCATGGGCCGTGATGGCGCCCAGGGTCTGAAGAACATGCGCAGCCGCGGCTTTGCCACCCTAGCGCAGAACCAGGCCAGCTGCGCGGTGTATGGCATGCCCAAGGCCGCCGCCGAGCTGCAGGCGGCCAAGGAGATACTTGCGCTGGAGCGCATTGCACCGCGTATCGTCGAGCTGTTTGGCTGA
- a CDS encoding hybrid sensor histidine kinase/response regulator, which translates to MTPDQMRDASLLELFKLEAEAQTQVLNSGLLVLERDPRHAGSLEACMRAAHSLKGAARIVGLDAGVKVAHVMEDCLVEAQAGRLLLSPEHIDALLQGADLLLGLGTPPAQPGVVDPGIDALVARLGALARGLPVPPLAPVKAPIVETASAEPPEPPIKVPVIEPPVAPTPTKPEFSEPGGEGRARILRVSAERLDHLLDISSKSLVEFQRIKPLGDSLQRLKRLQATARRALDVAREALPKGAVDAQAEAMLLETRQALGECQQLLAQHMTDLDDFGWQGGQRAQSLYDAALASRMRPFADVLAGQERMLRDLSRSLGKQVRLVVEGEGTQVDRDVLERLEAPLTHLLRNALDHGIETPQRRLAQGKPAEGQILIRARHHAGMLLLELRDDGGGVDLDKLRRAVIERGFATEQTGEQLTEEELLAFLFLPGFSMRDQVTEVSGRGVGLDAVQHMVRQLRGGVRMQQRQGEGSTFHLEVPLTLSVVRSLVVEVGGEAYALPLAHIERMTRLQAEDIVQLEGRQHFWSEGQHVGLIAASQILQRPEGKPSDNGIPVVLIRDRDSLFGLVVERFVGERTLVVMPLDARLGKVQDVSAGALLDDGTPVLILDVEDMLHSVAKLLGSGRLERVDRNARQLPGSKRKRVLVVDDSLTVRELERKLLLSRGYDVAVAVDGMDGWNALRAEHFDLLITDIDMPRMDGIELVTLLRRDSRLQSLPVMVVSYKDREEDRRRGLDAGADYYLAKASFHDEALLDAVVDLVGEPHE; encoded by the coding sequence ATGACACCCGATCAGATGCGCGACGCGTCGCTGCTGGAGCTGTTCAAGCTCGAGGCCGAGGCCCAGACCCAGGTGCTCAACAGCGGCCTGCTGGTGCTCGAGCGCGACCCGCGGCATGCCGGCAGCCTGGAGGCCTGCATGCGTGCGGCCCACTCGCTCAAGGGGGCGGCGCGTATCGTCGGGCTGGATGCCGGGGTCAAGGTTGCCCACGTGATGGAGGACTGCCTGGTCGAAGCCCAGGCAGGTCGCCTGCTGCTCAGCCCCGAGCATATCGATGCCTTGCTGCAAGGCGCCGATCTGCTGCTCGGCCTCGGCACGCCGCCGGCGCAGCCTGGCGTGGTCGACCCCGGTATCGACGCGCTGGTGGCGCGCCTGGGGGCGCTGGCACGGGGGCTCCCGGTGCCACCCTTGGCGCCGGTTAAGGCGCCTATTGTCGAAACGGCCAGCGCCGAACCGCCCGAGCCGCCAATCAAGGTGCCCGTCATCGAGCCACCGGTGGCGCCAACGCCCACCAAGCCGGAATTCAGCGAACCGGGTGGCGAGGGCCGGGCACGGATTCTCAGGGTCAGCGCCGAGCGACTCGATCACCTGCTGGATATCTCCAGCAAATCCCTGGTGGAGTTCCAGCGCATCAAGCCCCTGGGCGACAGCCTGCAGCGTCTGAAACGCCTGCAGGCCACCGCCCGCCGCGCGCTGGACGTCGCCCGTGAGGCGCTGCCCAAGGGCGCGGTGGATGCCCAGGCCGAGGCCATGCTGCTGGAAACTCGCCAGGCGCTCGGCGAGTGCCAGCAGCTGCTGGCCCAGCACATGACCGACCTGGACGACTTCGGCTGGCAGGGTGGGCAACGCGCCCAGTCCCTCTACGATGCCGCGCTGGCCTCGCGCATGCGGCCATTCGCCGATGTGCTGGCCGGCCAGGAACGCATGCTGCGTGACCTGTCCCGATCCCTGGGCAAGCAGGTGCGCCTGGTGGTCGAGGGCGAGGGCACCCAGGTCGACCGCGACGTGCTGGAGCGCCTCGAGGCGCCCCTGACCCACCTGCTGCGCAACGCCCTCGACCACGGCATCGAGACGCCGCAGCGGCGCCTGGCACAGGGCAAACCGGCGGAAGGGCAGATCCTGATCCGCGCCCGTCACCATGCCGGCATGCTGCTGCTGGAGCTGCGTGATGATGGCGGCGGCGTGGATCTCGATAAATTACGGCGGGCGGTGATCGAGCGCGGCTTCGCCACCGAGCAGACCGGCGAGCAGTTGACCGAGGAGGAGCTGCTGGCCTTCCTGTTCCTGCCCGGCTTCAGCATGCGTGACCAGGTGACCGAGGTGTCCGGCCGTGGCGTCGGCCTGGATGCCGTGCAGCACATGGTGCGTCAGCTGCGTGGCGGCGTGCGCATGCAGCAGCGCCAGGGCGAGGGCTCGACCTTCCACCTGGAGGTGCCGCTGACCCTGTCGGTGGTGCGCAGCCTGGTGGTCGAGGTGGGCGGCGAAGCCTACGCCCTGCCCCTGGCGCATATCGAACGCATGACCCGCCTGCAGGCCGAAGACATCGTCCAACTCGAAGGGCGCCAGCATTTCTGGAGCGAAGGCCAGCACGTCGGCCTGATCGCCGCCAGCCAGATTCTCCAGCGCCCGGAAGGCAAGCCCAGCGACAACGGCATACCGGTGGTGCTGATCCGCGACCGCGACAGCCTGTTCGGCCTGGTGGTCGAGCGCTTCGTCGGTGAGCGCACCCTGGTGGTGATGCCGCTGGATGCGCGGCTGGGCAAGGTGCAGGACGTCTCGGCCGGCGCCCTGCTGGACGATGGCACCCCGGTGCTGATTCTCGATGTCGAGGACATGCTCCACTCGGTGGCCAAGCTGCTCGGCAGTGGGCGCCTGGAGCGGGTCGACCGCAACGCCCGGCAGTTGCCCGGCAGCAAACGCAAGCGCGTGCTGGTGGTCGACGACTCGCTGACCGTGCGCGAACTGGAGCGCAAGCTTCTGCTGTCACGCGGCTACGACGTCGCCGTGGCGGTGGATGGCATGGATGGCTGGAACGCCTTGCGCGCCGAGCACTTCGACCTGCTGATCACCGATATCGACATGCCGCGCATGGATGGCATCGAACTGGTCACCCTGTTGCGCCGTGACAGCCGCCTGCAGTCGCTGCCGGTGATGGTGGTGTCCTACAAGGATCGCGAAGAGGACCGCCGACGTGGCCTGGATGCCGGGGCCGACTATTATCTTGCCAAGGCCAGTTTCCATGACGAGGCGTTACTCGACGCCGTGGTTGACCTGGTTGGGGAACCGCACGAATGA
- a CDS encoding chemotaxis protein CheW → MSDSLLPLSDAERDAVDDCWNRIGVRGDKSCERLAKHIHCRNCEVHAELATRLLDRFALQRDDALPEQAWVEQDSGERRSLLLFRVGDAWLALPTRALSEVAASTPIHSLPHQRSVGLIGVTNVRGALVACFSLAEMLGLDSGEVVSERRVVPRMLIFNLADGPVVIPVDEVNGIEAIALGQIVESGTGSAPVGRRFAAGVLQWKGRSVTLLDEQIVQQTIARSLG, encoded by the coding sequence ATGAGCGATAGTCTGCTGCCGCTGAGCGACGCCGAACGGGATGCCGTCGACGACTGCTGGAACCGCATCGGCGTACGGGGTGACAAGTCCTGCGAGCGCCTGGCCAAGCATATCCACTGCCGTAATTGCGAGGTGCATGCCGAGCTGGCCACCCGCCTGCTCGACCGCTTCGCGCTGCAGCGCGACGACGCCCTGCCCGAGCAGGCGTGGGTCGAGCAGGACAGCGGCGAGCGCCGTTCGCTACTGCTGTTCCGGGTTGGCGATGCCTGGCTGGCGTTGCCGACCCGGGCGCTCAGCGAAGTCGCCGCCAGTACGCCGATTCATTCGCTGCCGCATCAGCGTTCCGTGGGGCTGATCGGCGTGACCAACGTACGCGGTGCCCTGGTGGCCTGTTTTTCTCTCGCCGAGATGCTCGGGCTCGATAGCGGCGAGGTGGTCAGCGAGCGGCGTGTGGTGCCGCGCATGCTGATCTTCAATCTGGCCGACGGGCCGGTGGTGATCCCGGTCGACGAGGTCAACGGCATCGAGGCGATTGCCCTCGGCCAGATCGTCGAGTCGGGGACCGGCAGTGCGCCGGTGGGGCGCCGCTTCGCCGCAGGCGTATTGCAGTGGAAAGGCCGTAGCGTGACCTTGCTCGACGAGCAGATCGTGCAGCAGACCATCGCCAGGAGTCTCGGATGA
- a CDS encoding CheR family methyltransferase encodes MNSRFAQLLHGLIGLDAESVGQVVIERAVRQRVAALGCASEDAYWLKAQASASEQQALVEAVVVPETWFFRYPESFVALTKLAGERSTQLAGARALRILSLPCSTGEEPYSIAMALLDAGLPGDGFRIDAMDISEVNLQRAERALYGRNSFRGDDLGFRDRHFAETAEGFELRDEVRRKVRLLAGNLLAPGLLAGEAPYDFVFCRNLLIYFDRPTQHRVAAVLQRLMRDDGALFIGPAEASLFSQVGMQALNIPLAFVFRRQAARPASVVVQGVPSSGARPRPAVAAAPAARAPAPVRRSPAAVPAQAVVGADTSLDDIAALANAGRSDEARAACERYLTSHGPTAQAFYWLGLLSDVAGRSNEAQDYYRKTLYLAPTHAEALAHLSTLLAARGDLAGARRLQQRAGRGVSRDER; translated from the coding sequence ATGAACTCGCGCTTCGCGCAGTTGCTGCACGGCCTGATCGGCCTGGATGCCGAATCGGTCGGCCAGGTGGTGATCGAGCGTGCGGTTCGCCAGCGGGTCGCGGCCCTCGGTTGTGCCAGTGAGGATGCCTATTGGCTGAAAGCGCAGGCGTCGGCCAGCGAGCAACAGGCGCTGGTCGAGGCGGTGGTGGTGCCGGAGACCTGGTTCTTCCGCTACCCGGAGTCCTTCGTCGCGCTGACCAAGCTGGCCGGTGAGCGCAGCACGCAACTGGCTGGCGCCCGGGCGCTGCGCATCCTCAGCCTGCCGTGCTCGACGGGCGAAGAACCTTACTCGATCGCCATGGCACTGCTGGATGCCGGCCTGCCTGGCGATGGCTTTCGCATCGATGCCATGGACATCAGCGAGGTCAACCTGCAGCGCGCCGAGCGTGCCCTGTACGGCCGCAACTCCTTTCGTGGCGATGACCTGGGTTTTCGCGACCGCCATTTCGCCGAGACCGCCGAAGGCTTCGAGCTGCGCGACGAGGTGCGGCGCAAGGTTCGCCTGCTGGCCGGTAACCTGTTGGCCCCCGGCTTGCTGGCCGGTGAGGCCCCCTATGATTTCGTGTTCTGCCGCAACCTGCTGATCTACTTCGACCGGCCCACCCAGCACAGGGTGGCCGCCGTGCTGCAGCGCCTGATGCGCGACGACGGCGCGCTGTTCATCGGGCCGGCGGAAGCCAGCCTGTTCAGCCAGGTCGGCATGCAGGCGCTGAACATTCCACTGGCCTTCGTATTCCGTCGCCAGGCCGCGCGGCCGGCCAGCGTTGTGGTTCAGGGCGTACCGAGCAGCGGCGCGCGGCCCAGGCCTGCGGTCGCGGCGGCCCCCGCCGCCAGGGCGCCGGCGCCGGTCCGTCGCTCCCCCGCGGCTGTGCCTGCCCAGGCGGTGGTCGGCGCGGATACCTCACTGGACGACATTGCCGCCCTCGCCAATGCCGGGCGCAGCGATGAAGCCCGCGCTGCCTGCGAGCGTTACCTGACCAGCCATGGGCCGACCGCCCAGGCCTTCTACTGGCTGGGCCTGCTCAGCGATGTGGCCGGGCGCAGCAACGAGGCCCAGGATTATTACCGCAAGACCCTGTACCTGGCGCCGACCCATGCCGAGGCCCTGGCGCACCTGTCGACGCTGCTCGCCGCCCGGGGCGACCTGGCCGGCGCCAGGCGCCTGCAACAGCGCGCGGGCCGTGGAGTGAGCCGTGATGAGCGATAG